One Leucoraja erinacea ecotype New England chromosome 5, Leri_hhj_1, whole genome shotgun sequence DNA segment encodes these proteins:
- the LOC129697277 gene encoding axonemal dynein light intermediate polypeptide 1-like, with translation MQENLDRKLQQRQARETGICPIRRELYAQCLDELIRHITINCPERGMLLLRVRNEILMTFAAYDTLYESSVAFGLRKALQGDLEKILLRQQIEALKQEITKVQNELSEMKAKYDAAEKRHAERKGLDVKRHSEEIVTLRKINQQLKLQLEGVITYRR, from the exons ATGCAGGAGAACTTAGATAGAAAACTGCAGCAAAGGCAGGCTCGGGAGACTGGTATTTGCCCTATTCGCCGGGAATTATATGCGCAATGTCTTG ATGAGCTGATTAGACATATCACCATCAACTGCCCAGAACGTGGGATGTTGCTTCTTCGAGTTCGTAATGAGATTCTCATGACCTTTGCGGCATATGACACCTTGTATGAAAGTAGCGTTGCATTTGGGTTGAGGAAGGCTCTTCAAGGAGATCTAGAAAAAATTCTACTGCGCCAACAG ATTGAAGCACTtaaacaagaaataaccaaagTTCAAAATGAACTCAGTGAAATGAAAGCTAAATATGATGCAGCCGAGAAACGACATGCAGAAAGGAAAGGGCTCGATGTCAAGAGACATTCAGAAGAAATTGTTACTCTTAGAAAGATCAATCAACAATTAAAG CTGCAACTTGAAGGTGTCATTACTTACAGGAGATGA